Proteins encoded in a region of the Verrucomicrobiota bacterium genome:
- a CDS encoding Dabb family protein gives MIHHVIFFKIKENTSPDKVEEMIIETRIRLLKIQGVSNLRVGKNADQKSPWQFFLSLDLESMERLALYRDDAIHLKYVEDIIKPNTIDRMALDFEISAGI, from the coding sequence ATGATTCACCATGTTATATTTTTTAAAATTAAAGAGAATACCAGCCCTGATAAAGTCGAAGAGATGATTATCGAAACCCGTATTAGGCTTCTAAAAATCCAGGGCGTGAGCAATTTAAGGGTCGGTAAAAATGCCGACCAGAAAAGCCCTTGGCAATTTTTCCTCTCACTAGACTTGGAGAGCATGGAGAGGCTGGCTCTTTATCGCGATGACGCTATTCACCTCAAGTATGTAGAGGATATTATCAAGCCAAATACAATTGACCGCATGGCTCTTGATTTTGAAATCAGTGCAGGGATTTAG
- a CDS encoding polymer-forming cytoskeletal protein has product MVDLFFWRSKKAIDVICPHCGAHQSEPKDCISTVCKGCGGYFKPSSALRVEPHHKRAKKNEKRSVECFACHQQLEVSDKQLSAICFHCGHNIDMNDYSVEGICARNIETKGHLYVGVKGRLVGEKVAVGSADIRGKVSTKDISCEGVFELHPSATFFGHLKAQTLKVLEGATFHVDRMMEVKNAEIYGKVKGKMIVEGRIYLAASAQIDGDIVAGAVDAEPGAAINGYVNIKSVQKVDFKKQNQQDNDENDVLDSAMRA; this is encoded by the coding sequence ATGGTTGATCTTTTCTTCTGGCGTTCAAAAAAAGCAATCGACGTGATATGCCCTCATTGTGGGGCACATCAGTCGGAGCCGAAGGATTGTATCTCCACAGTTTGTAAAGGTTGTGGCGGCTATTTTAAGCCAAGCTCCGCCCTCCGGGTCGAGCCACACCACAAGCGCGCGAAAAAAAATGAAAAACGTAGTGTAGAGTGTTTTGCTTGCCACCAACAACTCGAGGTCTCTGATAAACAACTTTCAGCCATTTGTTTTCACTGTGGTCATAATATTGATATGAATGATTACAGTGTGGAGGGGATATGCGCGCGCAATATTGAAACCAAAGGCCATCTCTATGTCGGGGTGAAAGGTCGTCTGGTGGGGGAGAAAGTGGCAGTGGGTTCGGCTGACATACGGGGGAAGGTCTCAACAAAGGATATTTCCTGTGAAGGTGTTTTTGAGCTGCATCCATCGGCGACATTTTTCGGACATTTAAAAGCCCAAACCCTTAAAGTCTTAGAGGGGGCGACTTTCCATGTTGACCGCATGATGGAAGTTAAAAATGCGGAGATCTACGGTAAAGTAAAAGGTAAAATGATTGTCGAGGGTCGTATTTATTTGGCTGCATCAGCGCAAATCGACGGTGATATCGTTGCTGGAGCCGTGGATGCAGAGCCCGGGGCGGCCATCAATGGGTATGTGAATATCAAGAGTGTGCAAAAAGTGGATTTCAAGAAACAGAATCAGCAGGATAATGATGAAAATGATGTCCTTGATTCTGCCATGAGAGCTTGA